A region of the Myxococcus stipitatus DSM 14675 genome:
GTAGTGCACCTGGTCTTCGCCGTCCCCATTCCTGAAATCCGGCTCTCGGCGAAGGAGTGGAGGGCGTTCCAGGTGGTGATGCCTGTCATCGTCCTGGTGAATTACGCCTACGTGGTGGTGAAGACGCGCTTCCCCCACCTGCTGCTATAGAGCGAGGTGTCGTGACTCTCGCGCTCGTGCTGCTGGGCTATCTCGCCGGCTCCATCCCTTTCGGTGTCCTGCTGACGCGGTGGCTGCGTGGCGTGGACGTGCGCCAAGGGGGCAGTGGAAACATCGGCGCCACCAACGTCACCCGGGTCGCGGGCAAGAAGCTGGGTGCGCTGGTGCTGGTGTTGGATGCGCTGAAGGGCGCGCTGCCGGTGGCGCTCGCGGTGCGGCTGGTGCCGGGCCAACCCCTGGTGCATGTGATGGTGGGGCTGGCCGCGGTGCTGGGCCATGTCTACCCGGTGTGGCTGAAGCTCCACGGGGGTAAGGGCGTGGCGACGGCGCTCGGGGTGTTGCTGGTGCTCGCTCCGTGGGCCGCGCTGGCCGCGGGCACGGCGTTCATCGCCATCTTCCTGCTGTCGCGAGTCAGCTCCCTGGGCTCGCTCTTCGCGGGCGCCACGGCGGTGGGCACGACGGCCTGCACCGCTCCGGCGACCGAATACACGGGCCTCTCAGCCTTCCTCTTCGTCGTCATGCTGTGGACGCACCGGAGCAACATCGGCCGGCTGCTGCGTCGCACCGAACGGCGCTTCTGAGCCTTCCTCGCCGCCCCCCGAGGCGCGGTAGCCGAGCAGGTTGCATTCGATGGGGCCGTTCCACAGCTCCCTGCGGGACGAGGGGCGCGCGTGGAAGGCGCTCTCGAAGGCGGGGTTGCCGCAGAGCACCCAGACTCGCCAGCCGGGCACGCGCAAGGCCTCGCCCAGCTTGTAATAGAAGCTCTTCATGCCCTTCTGCCCGCCCGTGCCAATGCGGTCTCCGTAGGGCGGATTGGTGAGCAGCAGGCCGTGGGTGGCGGGGAGGTGCGGCATCCGCGTGGCGTCGCCCTCGGTGAGGGAGATCTCCTCCGACAGCCTGGCGGCGCTCACGTTGCGTTGCGCGGCTTCGAGCGCCTCGGGGTCCTTGTCCAGGCCCCAGATGGGGACCTCCACCTTGCGCTCGTTGCGGCGGGCATCCGCGCGCAGGTCCGCGAGCAGCTCGCGAGCGCGCGCCCCCAGCTCCGGCCAGCGCTCCACCGCGAAGTCCCGGTTGAGGCCCGGGGCCCGCTTCCGCGCAATCATCCCGCCTTCAATCAGCAGCGTGCCGGAGCCGCACATCGGGTCGACGAGGGCTTCGTCTCCCGTGTAGCGCGCGGCGCGCAGGATGGCGGCGGCCAGCGTCTCCTTGAGCGGAGCGACGGTGGGGCGCACGCGATAGCCTCGGCGGTTCAGGGAATCGCCACAGAGGTCCAGCGAGAGCGAGAGGGTGTCGCGAGACAGGTGCGCGACCACGCTCACGTCGGGGTCCTTCGTGTTGACGTCGGGCCGCGTGCCCACGACGTCGCGCATCCGGTCGACGATGGCGTCCTTCACCTTGAGGGCGACGAAGCCGGAGTGGCTGTGCTCGCTGTCCTTCAGCGTGGCGTCCACCGCGAACGTGGTGGTGGGCGTCAGGTGCTCTTCCCAGGGGACGCTCCTGACGGCCTCGTAGAGGCCCGCGGCGCCACGGGCCTCGAAGGCGCCCAGGGGGGGGTAGAGGACTCGCATCGCGATGCGAGACCAGAGGCAGACCATGAGCGCCTCGTCGAGCGAGGCCATGAACCGCACGCCTCCTCGGTCCTGGCGGATGCGGCGCGCGCCGAGCTCCTTGAGCTCGTCCGCGAGCAGGTCCTCGGTGCCGCGAGCCGTGGTGGCGAAAAGGGCAATACGTTCAGCCATGAGACCCCCGCCCATAAACGACCTGGGACCGCTTGGGAACCCACAAGACGCTGGAAGTGTGGCCCGCATGGTTTCCACGGGCCCGGAATCCGGGGGGGGGCCGGCGGGCACTCGAGAGCCCGTATCGCCCGCTGGTGGCCTGGGAGGGGCCGCGGGTCTCCTCCCGACAAGCGCCGCGCCTGAAATGAAAAGGGGCGCCCGGATCTCGCCGGGCACCCCTGGGAACTTCATCCGTCTCGAGCGCTACATC
Encoded here:
- the plsY gene encoding glycerol-3-phosphate 1-O-acyltransferase PlsY — its product is MTLALVLLGYLAGSIPFGVLLTRWLRGVDVRQGGSGNIGATNVTRVAGKKLGALVLVLDALKGALPVALAVRLVPGQPLVHVMVGLAAVLGHVYPVWLKLHGGKGVATALGVLLVLAPWAALAAGTAFIAIFLLSRVSSLGSLFAGATAVGTTACTAPATEYTGLSAFLFVVMLWTHRSNIGRLLRRTERRF
- a CDS encoding THUMP domain-containing class I SAM-dependent RNA methyltransferase, yielding MAERIALFATTARGTEDLLADELKELGARRIRQDRGGVRFMASLDEALMVCLWSRIAMRVLYPPLGAFEARGAAGLYEAVRSVPWEEHLTPTTTFAVDATLKDSEHSHSGFVALKVKDAIVDRMRDVVGTRPDVNTKDPDVSVVAHLSRDTLSLSLDLCGDSLNRRGYRVRPTVAPLKETLAAAILRAARYTGDEALVDPMCGSGTLLIEGGMIARKRAPGLNRDFAVERWPELGARARELLADLRADARRNERKVEVPIWGLDKDPEALEAAQRNVSAARLSEEISLTEGDATRMPHLPATHGLLLTNPPYGDRIGTGGQKGMKSFYYKLGEALRVPGWRVWVLCGNPAFESAFHARPSSRRELWNGPIECNLLGYRASGGGEEGSEAPFGATQQPADVAPVRPQHDDEEEG